One stretch of Paenibacillus sp. FSL R5-0341 DNA includes these proteins:
- a CDS encoding serine protease: MERSITSWRLRRRMIGILAVLIAVACLNGYTGSSVAKAAGTGQVAVSGAEKVYQSAAQAVFYLKAYRKDGTLKTVGTGFLIGDGKALTAAHVVKDGVTFEAVFEDGSIQKITVLSADTETDVAMLSVQNSKKRPVLTLSGDKQPARYGQRSFAIGYPLKDGKIITEGIVNAPTAEVNDVIRLLTSAQVSAGMSGGPLLNEEGRVIGLISGSFRTMNGIHICVTIEDIRKLMKKSNT, encoded by the coding sequence ATGGAGAGAAGCATCACATCTTGGCGTTTGCGGCGGCGGATGATTGGCATTTTGGCTGTACTGATTGCTGTGGCATGTCTGAATGGGTATACGGGTTCATCTGTCGCGAAAGCGGCTGGGACCGGACAAGTGGCTGTATCGGGAGCTGAAAAAGTGTATCAATCCGCGGCGCAAGCTGTCTTTTACTTGAAAGCGTATCGTAAGGACGGAACGCTTAAAACGGTAGGTACCGGTTTTCTGATCGGTGATGGTAAAGCACTTACAGCAGCCCATGTTGTGAAGGACGGGGTTACTTTCGAAGCGGTATTTGAAGATGGTTCCATCCAAAAGATAACGGTTCTGAGCGCTGACACGGAAACCGATGTGGCTATGTTGTCTGTGCAGAATAGCAAAAAACGTCCGGTACTTACCCTGTCAGGGGACAAGCAGCCTGCAAGATATGGGCAACGATCGTTCGCCATCGGATATCCGCTGAAGGATGGCAAGATCATTACGGAGGGCATCGTGAATGCACCAACCGCTGAGGTGAACGATGTCATTCGCTTGCTGACTTCCGCGCAGGTGTCTGCGGGCATGTCGGGTGGTCCTTTGTTAAACGAAGAAGGTCGCGTGATCGGCTTAATCTCCGGTTCGTTCCGGACAATGAATGGCATTCATATCTGTGTAACGATCGAAGATATTCGCAAGCTGATGAAGAAGTCGAATACATAA